In Deinococcus maricopensis DSM 21211, one genomic interval encodes:
- the hrpB gene encoding ATP-dependent helicase HrpB — MDLPVFETLPALRAALAEHPLVILQAPPGAGKSTGLPLALLNEPWLAGRKVLLLQPRRVAARAVAARLAESLGEAVGETVGYRVRFESRVGPRTRLEVITEGILTRDLQRDPELPGVGLVMFDEFHERSVQADVAYTLTREVQGALRDDLRALVMSATLAPDLPARLDARAPLIVSEGRAYPVEVRYAAADAQPPVAGAVSATVRRALADTDGDVLAFLPGVADIRAAQALLGDVGPGVRVLPLYGDLPLEEQRRALLPDLEGLRRVVLATNIAETSVTLPNVRAVVDGGFSRRAQFDPGSGLTRLVTARVTRDAADQRAGRAGRVAPGVAYRLWTARTQPLLGAARAPEIMDADLAGVLLDLAQWGVTDPAALAWPDAPPARHWAAARALLTELGALDDGGRLTPHGARLLTFPTHPRLAHLLAVAAERGLGALAADVAALLEERDPFPRGSGADLTARVDALRAHRGGRRTPGDRGVLARAEQLARQWRRALGAAQDDRPADAFTVGLLVALAYPERVAGARASGAGRYVLAGGRGARLADGDSLLGEPFLAVAHLDARDADGTVHLAAPLPLAALEARSVPVDIVRWDERTGALLAHRAWQVGAVTLREERLEKLAPEARAAAVAQGLRAAGLGALPWSDAAVQLRARVASLRAWRPDLDLPDLGDAALLGTLDVWLTPHLGGVRTRDDLGRLDTFTLLQALVPWDAARTLDDLTPTHLTVPSGSRVRLTYHPDGAAPVLAVKLQELFGLADTPAVNAGRTPVLLHLLSPAGRPVQVTQDLRSFWQGGYFEVRKDLRGRYPKHPWPDDPWTATPTKHTKKRLEREGNG, encoded by the coding sequence ATGGACCTGCCTGTGTTCGAGACCCTGCCGGCGCTGCGTGCGGCGCTCGCCGAGCACCCGCTGGTGATACTGCAGGCGCCGCCCGGCGCGGGCAAGAGTACCGGGTTGCCGCTGGCGCTGCTGAATGAGCCGTGGCTTGCGGGCCGCAAGGTGCTGCTGCTGCAGCCGCGCCGCGTGGCGGCCCGCGCGGTCGCGGCGCGCCTCGCGGAGTCCCTCGGGGAGGCAGTGGGCGAGACGGTCGGGTACCGCGTGCGGTTCGAGTCGCGCGTGGGGCCGCGCACGCGGCTGGAGGTCATTACGGAAGGCATCCTGACGCGGGATCTGCAGCGCGACCCGGAGCTGCCGGGCGTGGGGCTGGTGATGTTCGACGAGTTTCACGAGCGGAGCGTGCAGGCGGACGTGGCGTACACGCTCACGCGGGAGGTGCAGGGGGCGCTCCGCGACGACCTGCGCGCGCTCGTGATGAGCGCGACGCTCGCGCCGGACCTGCCGGCGCGTCTGGATGCGCGCGCGCCGCTGATCGTGTCGGAAGGGCGCGCGTACCCGGTGGAGGTGCGGTACGCGGCGGCGGACGCGCAGCCACCCGTGGCGGGCGCGGTGTCCGCGACGGTGCGGCGCGCGCTGGCGGACACGGACGGGGACGTGCTGGCGTTCCTGCCGGGCGTCGCGGATATTCGCGCGGCGCAGGCGCTGTTGGGGGACGTGGGGCCGGGCGTGCGGGTCCTGCCGCTGTACGGGGACCTGCCGCTGGAGGAGCAGCGCCGGGCGTTGCTGCCGGACCTGGAGGGGCTGCGCCGTGTGGTGCTGGCGACGAACATCGCGGAGACGAGCGTGACCCTTCCGAACGTGCGGGCGGTGGTGGACGGTGGGTTCTCGCGGCGCGCGCAGTTCGATCCGGGGAGTGGCCTGACGCGGCTGGTAACGGCGCGCGTCACGCGGGACGCGGCGGATCAGCGGGCGGGCCGTGCGGGGCGCGTGGCACCCGGCGTGGCGTACCGGTTGTGGACGGCGCGGACGCAGCCGCTGCTGGGGGCGGCGCGCGCGCCGGAAATCATGGACGCGGACCTCGCGGGCGTCCTGCTGGACCTGGCGCAGTGGGGCGTGACGGACCCGGCGGCGCTCGCGTGGCCGGACGCGCCGCCCGCGCGGCACTGGGCGGCAGCGCGCGCCCTCCTGACGGAACTGGGCGCTCTGGACGATGGTGGGCGGCTCACGCCGCACGGGGCGCGGCTGCTGACGTTCCCGACGCATCCGCGCCTCGCGCATCTGCTGGCGGTCGCGGCGGAGCGCGGTCTGGGGGCGCTCGCGGCGGACGTGGCGGCGTTGCTGGAGGAGCGCGACCCGTTCCCGCGTGGGAGCGGCGCGGACCTGACCGCGCGCGTGGACGCCTTGCGCGCGCACCGCGGGGGGCGGCGCACGCCGGGCGACCGGGGCGTGCTGGCGCGTGCGGAGCAGCTGGCGCGGCAGTGGCGGCGGGCGCTGGGGGCCGCGCAGGATGACCGTCCGGCGGACGCGTTCACGGTGGGCCTGTTGGTGGCGCTCGCGTACCCGGAGCGCGTGGCGGGGGCCCGCGCGAGCGGCGCGGGCCGGTACGTGCTGGCGGGCGGGCGCGGCGCGCGCCTTGCGGACGGTGACTCGCTGCTGGGTGAGCCGTTCCTCGCGGTGGCGCACCTCGACGCGCGGGACGCAGACGGGACCGTGCACCTCGCGGCGCCGTTGCCGCTCGCGGCGCTGGAGGCGCGCAGCGTGCCGGTGGACATCGTGCGGTGGGATGAGCGGACGGGCGCGCTGCTCGCGCACCGCGCGTGGCAGGTGGGCGCCGTGACGCTGCGTGAGGAACGCCTGGAGAAGCTCGCGCCGGAAGCGCGGGCGGCGGCAGTGGCGCAGGGCCTACGCGCGGCTGGCCTGGGCGCGCTGCCCTGGTCGGACGCGGCGGTGCAGTTGCGGGCGCGCGTCGCGTCCCTGCGCGCGTGGCGCCCGGACCTGGACCTCCCGGACCTGGGGGACGCGGCGCTGCTCGGCACGCTGGACGTGTGGCTCACGCCGCACCTCGGGGGTGTCCGCACACGCGACGACCTCGGGCGCCTCGACACCTTCACGCTGCTGCAGGCGCTGGTGCCGTGGGACGCGGCCCGCACGCTCGATGACCTGACGCCCACGCACCTGACGGTGCCGAGCGGCAGCCGCGTGCGCCTCACGTACCATCCGGACGGGGCCGCGCCGGTCCTCGCCGTGAAGCTGCAGGAGCTGTTCGGCCTGGCGGACACGCCCGCCGTGAACGCGGGGCGCACGCCGGTGCTGCTGCACCTGCTGTCCCCGGCGGGCCGGCCTGTGCAGGTCACGCAGGACCTCCGCTCGTTCTGGCAGGGCGGATACTTCGAGGTGCGCAAGGACCTGCGCGGCCGGTACCCGAAGCACCCGTGGCCCGATGACCCGTGGACGGCGACGCCCACGAAACACACCAAGAAGCGCCTGGAGCGCGAAGGGAACGGCTGA
- a CDS encoding 5-oxoprolinase subunit PxpA has translation MLSIDLNADLGEGSPHEAGVMPYVTSANIACGGHAGDADTMRRSVRLALQHGVSIGAHPGFPDREGFGRRALHLPPEQVRTFVRAQVEALRAVAVQEGATLTHVKPHGMLYNMAAQDAALATAIAQGAADAGVPLYYGLAGDASVMLGAAHTAGLTPVGEAFADRGYLADGTLVPRGQPGDLLPLDAAITQAVRIATQAQAFTPDGQVVRVPAGTLCLHGDGAEAAPLARALREALAAAGVRVTAPH, from the coding sequence ATGCTGAGCATTGACCTGAACGCGGACCTCGGCGAGGGCAGTCCGCACGAGGCGGGCGTCATGCCGTACGTCACCAGCGCGAACATCGCGTGCGGCGGCCACGCCGGGGACGCCGACACCATGCGCCGCAGCGTCCGCCTCGCGCTGCAGCACGGCGTGAGCATCGGCGCGCACCCGGGCTTCCCGGACCGCGAGGGCTTCGGGCGCCGCGCCCTGCACCTCCCGCCGGAACAAGTGCGGACGTTCGTGCGCGCGCAGGTGGAGGCCCTCCGCGCCGTCGCCGTGCAGGAAGGCGCGACGCTCACGCACGTCAAACCGCACGGCATGCTGTACAACATGGCCGCGCAGGATGCGGCGCTCGCCACCGCCATCGCGCAGGGCGCCGCCGACGCGGGCGTGCCGTTGTACTACGGCCTCGCCGGGGACGCCAGCGTGATGCTGGGCGCGGCGCACACCGCCGGCCTCACGCCGGTCGGCGAGGCGTTCGCGGACCGCGGGTACCTGGCGGACGGCACGCTCGTCCCGCGCGGCCAGCCCGGCGACCTGCTGCCCCTCGACGCCGCGATCACGCAGGCGGTGCGCATCGCCACGCAGGCGCAGGCGTTCACGCCAGACGGTCAGGTCGTCCGCGTCCCGGCCGGGACGCTGTGCCTGCACGGCGACGGCGCCGAAGCCGCGCCGCTCGCCCGCGCGCTCCGCGAAGCGCTGGCCGCCGCCGGCGTGCGCGTCACCGCGCCGCACTGA
- a CDS encoding biotin-dependent carboxyltransferase family protein has product MIRVLRPGTFTTVQDAGRRARHLGFPVCGALDGVALRLSNALVGNPAGAAALEVTLSGPTLHFPEGGVVALCGAPFEATLGGAPLPHWRAVPVPAGGTLHLGGAPAGGRTLLAVRGALPLGAVLGSLSTDVRGGYGGFEGRPLARGDVLPWATAPAGPPPRAAIDPALRSGPARHVRLRVRPTSEATPEVLRALLGRTFTVSAQADRMGARLREAVAAPTQAGRASEANLLGGVQLPPDGQPIVLLNDAGTHGGYPQPLGVIRADRHRLAHLRPGDRVTFVPVTPEVATAALRALEHDLRTAEAALRWHWANPAARPGTLSHAEH; this is encoded by the coding sequence GTGATCCGGGTGCTGAGGCCCGGCACGTTCACGACCGTGCAGGACGCCGGGCGGCGCGCGCGGCACCTGGGCTTTCCCGTGTGCGGCGCGCTCGACGGCGTGGCGCTGCGCCTGAGTAACGCCTTGGTCGGGAACCCGGCGGGCGCGGCGGCGCTGGAGGTCACGCTCAGCGGCCCGACGCTGCACTTTCCCGAGGGGGGCGTGGTGGCCCTGTGCGGCGCGCCGTTCGAGGCGACGCTGGGCGGCGCGCCTCTCCCCCACTGGCGGGCCGTGCCCGTGCCCGCCGGCGGCACCCTGCACCTCGGCGGGGCGCCCGCGGGTGGGCGCACCCTGCTCGCCGTGCGGGGCGCCCTGCCGCTGGGAGCGGTGCTGGGCAGCCTCAGCACGGACGTGCGCGGCGGGTACGGCGGCTTCGAGGGCCGCCCGCTCGCCCGCGGGGACGTCCTGCCGTGGGCGACGGCGCCTGCCGGCCCACCCCCCCGCGCGGCCATTGACCCGGCGCTGCGCAGCGGGCCCGCGCGCCACGTGCGCCTGCGCGTACGCCCGACCTCCGAGGCCACCCCGGAGGTCCTGCGCGCCCTGCTGGGCCGCACGTTCACGGTGAGCGCGCAGGCGGACCGCATGGGCGCCCGCCTGCGCGAGGCGGTGGCTGCGCCCACGCAGGCAGGCCGCGCGAGCGAGGCGAACCTGCTCGGCGGCGTCCAGCTCCCCCCGGACGGCCAGCCGATCGTGCTGCTGAACGACGCGGGCACGCACGGCGGCTACCCGCAGCCCCTCGGCGTGATCCGCGCGGACCGGCACCGCCTCGCGCACCTGCGCCCCGGCGACCGCGTGACGTTCGTGCCCGTCACGCCCGAGGTCGCCACCGCCGCGCTGCGCGCCCTGGAACACGACCTGCGCACCGCCGAGGCCGCGCTCCGCTGGCACTGGGCGAACCCGGCCGCGCGGCCCGGTACACTCAGCCATGCTGAGCATTGA
- the pxpB gene encoding 5-oxoprolinase subunit PxpB, with protein MPSDLTVTAHGDGAARVLTPHAAPLARAVRAAPFPGFEEAIPALGVLLVTFDPLVTTLPTVREALNAHAAALPPEADPTAARTVVLPVVYDGPDLGWVAEHARLSVPEVIARHTGATYRVAFLGFTPGFVFLTGTPPELQMPRLPAPRTVVPAGSVALGGPWAGVYPLAAPGGWRLIGRTAARLFDPHREPPTLLRDGDTVRFEVQG; from the coding sequence ATGCCCAGCGACCTGACCGTCACGGCCCACGGCGACGGCGCCGCCCGCGTCCTCACGCCGCACGCGGCGCCCCTCGCGCGCGCCGTGCGCGCCGCGCCGTTCCCGGGCTTCGAGGAGGCCATCCCGGCGCTCGGCGTGCTGCTCGTCACATTCGACCCGCTGGTCACGACGCTGCCAACCGTCCGGGAGGCCCTGAACGCCCACGCGGCCGCCCTCCCGCCCGAAGCGGACCCGACGGCAGCGCGCACCGTCGTGCTTCCGGTGGTGTACGACGGCCCGGATCTCGGCTGGGTGGCCGAGCACGCACGCCTGAGCGTCCCGGAGGTCATCGCGCGGCACACGGGCGCGACGTACCGCGTGGCGTTCCTGGGGTTCACGCCCGGATTCGTGTTCCTGACGGGCACCCCGCCGGAGTTGCAGATGCCGCGCCTGCCCGCGCCGCGCACGGTCGTCCCGGCGGGCAGCGTGGCGCTCGGCGGACCGTGGGCGGGCGTGTACCCGCTCGCGGCGCCCGGCGGGTGGCGCCTGATCGGCCGGACGGCCGCGCGCCTGTTCGACCCGCACCGCGAGCCGCCCACGCTCCTGCGTGACGGCGACACCGTCCGCTTCGAGGTGCAGGGGTGA
- a CDS encoding acyltransferase has product MPWLRDLHIDAVAEGEYTDFLTSLDARLCDATTNRDELVRDLLAYFTYGRDYAVLRADAPIAALNLDPRNVTLEAEYYAATDQERFARVKPLLWLWKGVDLTPAGQNPSFGIPFRRVLAQHVFARVGENFKCWQNVEFSVGYNMEVGDHVVVHRHVLLDDIGGIELQDGASVSDYANIYSHTHSVLNGPDVTLRKTIIGRGARITYHSTILAGSVVSDDAMIATGALVRGDVPPHAIAMGVPARVTRYKVREPRAEYGVDSRTRAPEPARKANSDYPDPTPVQTRHPQSGE; this is encoded by the coding sequence ATGCCGTGGCTCAGAGACCTCCACATCGACGCTGTCGCCGAAGGGGAATACACCGACTTCCTGACCTCCCTCGACGCGCGCCTGTGTGACGCCACGACGAACCGTGACGAACTCGTCCGCGACCTCCTCGCGTACTTCACGTATGGCCGCGACTACGCCGTCCTCCGCGCCGACGCGCCCATCGCCGCCCTGAACCTCGACCCGCGCAACGTCACCCTCGAAGCGGAATACTACGCTGCCACCGACCAGGAACGCTTCGCGCGCGTCAAACCGCTGCTGTGGCTCTGGAAGGGCGTGGACCTCACGCCCGCCGGGCAGAACCCCAGCTTCGGCATTCCGTTCCGCCGCGTGCTCGCGCAGCACGTGTTCGCGCGCGTCGGCGAGAACTTCAAGTGCTGGCAGAACGTCGAGTTCTCCGTCGGGTACAACATGGAAGTCGGCGACCACGTGGTTGTGCACCGCCACGTCCTGCTCGACGATATCGGCGGCATCGAACTGCAGGACGGTGCGAGCGTCAGCGACTACGCGAACATCTACAGCCACACGCACAGCGTCCTGAACGGCCCGGACGTGACCCTGCGCAAGACCATCATCGGGCGCGGCGCGCGCATCACGTACCACAGCACCATCCTCGCCGGCAGCGTGGTGAGCGACGACGCGATGATCGCCACCGGCGCGCTCGTGCGCGGCGACGTGCCCCCGCACGCCATTGCCATGGGCGTGCCCGCGCGCGTCACCCGCTACAAGGTCCGCGAGCCGCGCGCGGAGTACGGCGTGGACAGCCGCACCCGGGCGCCCGAACCGGCCCGCAAAGCGAACAGCGACTACCCGGACCCCACGCCCGTCCAGACCCGCCACCCGCAAAGCGGCGAGTGA
- a CDS encoding glutamine--tRNA ligase/YqeY domain fusion protein, translated as MTDLRAALIPAPDARRVNPNFITDVIDADLQSGRVDRVVTRFPPEPNGYAHLGHAFASFLDYMTAQDYGGVCNFRLDDTNPTGETQEYADSIIRDMQWVGWDTSRLFYASDYYEQLYSYAQELIRKGLAYVESVSGDEMARLRGTVDQPGTPSPYRERSVEENLEMFARMRAGEFGNGEHALRAKIDLASPNFKLRDPVLYRILHETHYRTGSAWCIYPMYDFAHPISDAIEGITHSMCSLEFIDNRAIYDWLMEHLFPEAQTGRTPPRQYEFGRRSLEYTVVSKRKLRRLVQEGVVRGWDDPRMPTISAQRRRGVTPDAVRAFAAQIGVSRTNRTVDLAVFENAVRDDLNARAPRVMAVAQPLRVTITNLDGARTLSLPYWPHDVIRDSADGLVGLPGGARVTPEQAVRDVPLTADLVIERDDFAVDPPKGFKRLTPGGTVRLRGAGIIRCDDVLTDEGGTVTELRVTLLGEDAKASGVIHWVSASQGVPAEFRLFDRLFTVPNPDTEAQHFDPEEPGHEDEREPLNTDFLRFVNPQSLAVTQGFVEPSVLRDPSDTRYQFERLGYFWRDPQDSREGALVLNRIITLKDAWAKEQTKAAPTREKREQPRGEKAEAAPAAPTRPALTDEQTATFTRLQGAGLSENDAHLLAREAPLLAYLDGAPDMAALAPWVVNDLAVALRDGTNKVPREALADLVALLAEGSISARIAKDALAEAQASGEAPAAIIERKGLRVLNDEGALRTAIQAVLDANPGKVEEYRGGKKGLTGFFTGQVMRATNGQADPKTVARLLAALLDS; from the coding sequence ATGACCGACCTTCGCGCCGCCCTCATCCCCGCGCCTGACGCGCGCCGCGTCAATCCAAACTTCATCACGGACGTGATCGACGCGGACCTGCAATCAGGCCGCGTGGACCGCGTCGTGACGCGCTTCCCCCCCGAACCGAACGGGTACGCGCACCTCGGGCACGCCTTCGCGAGCTTCCTCGACTACATGACCGCGCAGGACTACGGCGGCGTATGCAACTTCCGCCTCGACGACACCAACCCCACCGGCGAAACGCAGGAGTACGCGGACAGCATCATCCGCGACATGCAGTGGGTCGGGTGGGATACCTCGAGACTGTTCTACGCGTCGGATTACTACGAGCAGCTGTACAGCTACGCGCAGGAATTGATCCGCAAGGGCCTCGCGTACGTGGAGAGCGTGAGCGGCGACGAAATGGCGCGCCTGCGCGGCACGGTGGACCAGCCGGGCACGCCCAGCCCGTACCGTGAGCGCAGCGTCGAGGAGAACCTGGAGATGTTCGCCCGCATGCGCGCCGGCGAGTTCGGCAACGGCGAGCACGCCCTGCGCGCGAAGATCGACCTGGCCAGCCCGAACTTCAAGCTGCGCGACCCGGTGCTGTACCGCATCCTGCACGAAACGCACTACCGCACCGGCAGCGCGTGGTGCATCTACCCGATGTACGATTTCGCGCACCCCATCAGTGACGCGATTGAGGGCATCACGCACAGCATGTGCAGCCTGGAGTTCATCGACAACCGCGCCATCTACGACTGGCTGATGGAGCACCTGTTCCCGGAAGCGCAGACCGGCCGCACGCCGCCCCGGCAGTACGAGTTCGGGCGGCGCAGCCTGGAGTACACGGTCGTCAGCAAACGCAAACTGCGCCGCCTGGTGCAGGAGGGCGTGGTGCGCGGCTGGGACGACCCGCGCATGCCGACCATCAGCGCGCAGCGCCGCCGGGGCGTCACGCCGGACGCCGTGCGGGCGTTTGCGGCGCAGATCGGCGTGAGCCGCACGAACCGCACCGTGGACCTCGCGGTGTTCGAGAATGCCGTGCGTGACGACCTGAACGCCCGCGCGCCGCGCGTGATGGCGGTCGCGCAGCCGCTGCGCGTGACGATCACGAACCTGGACGGCGCGCGCACGCTGAGCCTCCCCTACTGGCCGCACGACGTGATTCGCGACAGCGCGGACGGCCTGGTGGGCCTGCCCGGCGGCGCGCGCGTGACGCCCGAGCAGGCCGTGCGGGACGTGCCGCTCACCGCGGACCTCGTGATCGAACGGGACGATTTCGCGGTGGACCCGCCGAAGGGCTTCAAGCGCCTCACGCCGGGCGGCACGGTGCGCCTGCGCGGCGCGGGCATCATCCGCTGCGACGACGTGCTCACCGACGAGGGCGGCACCGTCACCGAACTGCGCGTGACGCTGCTCGGCGAGGACGCCAAAGCCAGCGGCGTGATCCACTGGGTGAGCGCGTCGCAGGGCGTGCCCGCCGAGTTCCGCCTGTTCGACCGCCTGTTCACCGTGCCGAACCCGGACACGGAAGCGCAGCACTTCGACCCGGAGGAGCCCGGGCACGAGGACGAGCGCGAGCCGCTGAACACCGACTTCCTGCGCTTCGTGAACCCGCAGAGCCTCGCGGTCACGCAGGGGTTCGTGGAGCCCAGCGTCCTGCGGGACCCGAGCGACACCCGCTACCAGTTCGAGCGACTCGGGTACTTCTGGCGTGACCCGCAGGACAGCCGCGAGGGCGCCCTCGTGCTGAACCGCATCATCACCCTGAAGGACGCGTGGGCGAAGGAGCAGACGAAGGCCGCGCCCACAAGGGAGAAGCGCGAGCAGCCCAGGGGCGAGAAGGCCGAGGCGGCCCCGGCGGCGCCCACCCGCCCGGCCCTCACGGACGAGCAGACGGCGACGTTCACGCGCCTGCAGGGCGCGGGCCTGAGCGAGAACGACGCGCACCTCCTCGCACGCGAGGCGCCGCTGCTCGCGTACCTCGACGGCGCGCCGGACATGGCGGCGCTCGCGCCGTGGGTCGTGAACGACCTGGCGGTGGCGCTGCGTGACGGCACGAACAAGGTGCCGCGTGAGGCCCTCGCGGACCTCGTGGCGCTCCTCGCGGAGGGCAGCATCAGCGCGCGCATCGCGAAAGACGCCCTCGCCGAGGCGCAGGCGAGCGGCGAGGCGCCCGCCGCGATCATCGAACGCAAGGGTCTGCGCGTCCTGAACGATGAGGGCGCCCTGCGCACCGCGATTCAGGCGGTGCTGGACGCAAACCCCGGCAAGGTCGAGGAGTACCGCGGCGGCAAGAAGGGCCTCACCGGATTCTTCACTGGGCAGGTCATGCGCGCCACGAACGGGCAGGCGGACCCGAAAACGGTTGCGCGGCTCCTCGCGGCCCTGCTGGACAGCTGA
- a CDS encoding S41 family peptidase: protein MTLTTPHPTWHPDDRASVVDAAAHALAEQYVFPDVGAALADALRIWWATTPERPDTPEAFCAAVSAALRAHTPDGHLRLRVKPEKHPHHGREPFASAHGLTRAEILDGNVGLLELRGFFDVTAAAPIIAAALQLMAGTRALILDLRRNGGGDPACTAFLQGFFFAEPLHVNTFWHRGATEGVQTWTPSVLPAPRYLDRPVFVLTSRRTASGAEEVAYVLRHAGRATLIGETTAGAAHPGEFVSVHPHLELFVPGGRPVVPLTGGNWEGVGVEPHIAVPAAEALEVALGQL, encoded by the coding sequence ATGACCCTGACCACCCCCCACCCCACCTGGCACCCCGACGACCGCGCGTCCGTGGTGGACGCCGCCGCGCACGCCCTCGCCGAGCAGTACGTCTTTCCGGACGTGGGCGCCGCCCTCGCCGACGCCCTGCGCATCTGGTGGGCGACGACGCCCGAGCGGCCCGACACCCCGGAAGCGTTCTGCGCCGCCGTCTCGGCGGCCCTGCGCGCGCACACCCCGGACGGGCACCTGCGCCTGCGCGTGAAGCCCGAGAAGCACCCGCACCACGGACGCGAACCGTTCGCGAGCGCGCACGGCCTCACCCGCGCTGAAATCCTCGACGGGAACGTCGGGCTGCTGGAACTGCGCGGCTTCTTCGACGTCACGGCAGCCGCGCCCATCATCGCGGCCGCCCTGCAGCTCATGGCGGGCACGCGCGCGCTGATCCTCGACCTGCGCCGCAACGGCGGCGGCGACCCGGCGTGCACAGCGTTTCTGCAGGGGTTCTTCTTCGCGGAGCCGCTGCACGTGAACACCTTCTGGCACCGCGGCGCCACCGAGGGCGTGCAGACGTGGACGCCCTCAGTGCTGCCCGCCCCGCGCTACCTGGACCGGCCGGTGTTCGTGCTGACCAGCCGCCGCACGGCGTCCGGTGCGGAGGAGGTCGCGTACGTGCTGCGCCACGCGGGCCGCGCGACGCTCATCGGCGAGACGACGGCCGGCGCGGCGCACCCGGGGGAGTTCGTGAGCGTCCACCCGCACCTGGAGCTGTTCGTGCCGGGCGGGCGCCCGGTGGTGCCCCTCACGGGCGGCAACTGGGAGGGCGTGGGCGTCGAGCCGCACATCGCCGTGCCGGCCGCGGAGGCGCTGGAGGTGGCGCTGGGGCAGCTCTAG
- a CDS encoding GNAT family N-acetyltransferase has protein sequence MLSIRAVTDPSDPAIAAFGALQERAYFEPDMLIPAPYIAHMLARPGGARRDTLLVAEDERGRVLGGTLFHYLPDAGTGFSSFLGVEADARGRGVARALNAARRETLQGQGAAGVFIDVVNPERLSDEQRAAEAAVGSDPRSRRASFHALGFRTVDVRYEQPVGGEDGGPVTDMDLLYQPFTDEQGSVPAALVSETMRAYWTPWLGAVRAAQHAQELQDRAGGRERVPLLPATASPSAFQR, from the coding sequence ATGTTGAGCATTCGTGCGGTCACCGACCCGTCCGACCCGGCCATTGCGGCGTTCGGCGCGCTGCAGGAACGCGCGTACTTCGAGCCGGACATGCTGATTCCCGCGCCGTACATCGCGCACATGCTCGCCCGGCCCGGCGGCGCGCGCCGCGACACGCTGCTCGTCGCGGAGGACGAGCGCGGGCGGGTGCTGGGCGGCACGCTCTTCCACTACCTGCCGGACGCCGGGACGGGCTTCAGCAGCTTCCTGGGCGTGGAGGCAGACGCGCGCGGGCGTGGCGTGGCGCGCGCCCTGAACGCCGCGCGACGCGAGACCCTGCAGGGGCAGGGCGCGGCAGGCGTGTTCATTGACGTCGTGAACCCGGAGCGCCTGAGCGACGAGCAGCGCGCCGCCGAGGCCGCCGTCGGCAGTGACCCGCGCTCGCGGCGCGCATCGTTCCACGCGCTGGGGTTCCGTACGGTGGACGTCCGCTACGAACAGCCGGTCGGGGGCGAGGACGGCGGGCCCGTCACGGACATGGACCTGCTGTACCAGCCGTTCACGGACGAGCAGGGCAGCGTGCCGGCGGCGCTGGTGTCGGAGACCATGCGGGCGTACTGGACGCCGTGGCTGGGGGCGGTGCGGGCGGCGCAGCACGCGCAGGAACTGCAGGACCGCGCGGGCGGGCGCGAGCGTGTGCCGCTGCTGCCCGCCACGGCGTCCCCGTCCGCCTTCCAGAGATAA